In Leopardus geoffroyi isolate Oge1 chromosome D1, O.geoffroyi_Oge1_pat1.0, whole genome shotgun sequence, a single window of DNA contains:
- the ZNF214 gene encoding LOW QUALITY PROTEIN: zinc finger protein 214 (The sequence of the model RefSeq protein was modified relative to this genomic sequence to represent the inferred CDS: deleted 2 bases in 1 codon), with protein sequence MPPFCSSDSSKLHPSLKEEHKGGSNVHYFLHSLIPDLFFLENLIFDQMAVTFEDVTVIFTWEEWKFLDSSQKKLYREVMWENYTNVMSVGNWKESYKPQEERFRYLEYENHPCWQGWRSASTQIYKNRSYVETIQGIDSKDLKQQDLSHHQEWLILSTQVPGYGNYELTFEGRSPRNLKYTKFIPWQSLETKHTQDYAREIYMNESHGFQGSRCHLGISKRNLSMEKEQKLIVQHSCVSTGEARPEYIGEIYQHDLLKDSMEEKYCGCNKCKEIYYWNSQCVLHKRNQLGEKFYQCSISTACFSQRSDLYRHPRIHIGKKLYGCDEVDGNFSQSLGVHFHQRVCTGEVSYICHMCGKSFSQISSLHNHQRVHTEEKLYKFECGKDLSRNSLLHIHQRLHIGEKPFKCDQCGKSFSRSSVLHVHQRVHTGEKPYKCDECGKGFSQSSNLRIHQLVHTGEKSYKCDDCGKGFTQRSNLQIHQRVHTGEKPYKCDDCGKDFSHSSDLRIHQRVHTGEKPYTCHECGKGFSKSSKLHTHQRVHTGEKPYKCEQCGKGFSQRSHLLIHQRVHTGEKPYKCDDCGKGFSHSSNLHIHQRVHTGEKPYQCAKCGKGFGHSSALRIHQRVHTGEKPHKCHEYYKGFDPNSHLHNNHGQESL encoded by the exons Atgcccccattttgcag cTCAGACTCCTCAAAACTCCACCCTTCCCTAAAAGAGGAGCATAAAGGAGGAAGCAATGTTCACTATTTTCTTCATAGTCTGATCCCAG ATCTCTTCTTCCTGGAAAATCTGATCTTTGACCAGATGGCAGTAACATTTGAAGATGTGACTGTTATTTTCACTTGGGAGGAGTGGAAATTCCTGGATTCTTCTCAAAAAAAGCTCTACAGAGAGGTCATGTGGGAGAACTACACAAATGTCATGTCAGTAG GAAACTGGAAAGAGAGTTACAAACCCCAAGAAGAAAGATTCAGATATTTAGAATATGAAAATCATCCCTGCTGGCAAGGCTGGAGGAGTGCCAGCACTCAGATATATAAGAATAGAAGCTATGTGGAAACCATCCAAGGAATAGATTCCAAAGACCTCAAGCAACAAGACCTTTCCCACCATCAAGAATGGTTGATACTCTCCACGCAAGTACCAGGGTATGGGAACTATGAGCTGACTTTTGAAGGCAGAAGTCCCAGgaacttaaaatatacaaagtttATACCCTGGCAGTCCTTAGAAACAAAACACACC CAAGACTATGCTAGAGAAATCTACATGAATGAGTCACATGGTTTTCAAGGAAGCAGATGCCATCTTGGCATATCTAAGAGAAATCTCTctatggaaaaagaacagaagctCATAGTTCAGCATTCTTGTGTCTCAACAGGGGAAGCCCGTCCAGAGTACATTGGGGAGATATATCAACATGACTTACTGAAAGACTCTATGGAAGAGAAATACTGTGGAtgtaataaatgcaaagaaatttaTTATTGGAACTCGCAGTGTGTTCTCCACAAGAGAAATCAACTTGGAGAAAAGTTCTATCAGTGCTCCATCAGCACAGCATGCTTCTCTCAGAGATCAGACCTATATAGACATCCAAGAATTCACATAGGTAAGAAGCTGTATGGATGTGATGAAGTTGATGGTAACTTCAGTCAGAGCTTAGGTGTTCACTTTCATCAGAGAGTCTGCACAGGGGAGGTTTCTTATATATGCCACATGTGTGGTAAGAGCTTCAGTCAGATCTCTAGCCTTCACAATCATCAAAGAGTCCATACAGAAGAGAAACTCTATAAATTTGAGTGTGGTAAGGACCTCAGTAGAAATTCATTACTTCACATTCACCAGAGACTTCACATAGGAGAGAAGCCTTTTAAGTGTGATCAGTGTGGTAAGAGTTTTAGTCGGAGTTCAGTGCTTCACGTTCATCAGAGAgtccacacaggagagaaaccatatAAGTGTGATGAGTGTGGTAAGGGCTTCAGTCAGAGCTCAAATCTTCGAATTCATCAGTTAGTCCACACAGGAGAGAAGTCCTATAAATGTGATGACTGTGGTAAGGGCTTTACCCAGCGCTCAAATCTCCAGATTCATCAGAGAGTACATACAGGAGAGAAGCCTTACAAATGTGATGACTGTGGGAAAGACTTTAGTCACAGCTCTGATCTTCGCATTCATCAGAGGGTCCATACAGGGGAGAAACCCTATACTTGTCATGAATGTGGGAAGGGCTTCAGCAAGAGTTCAAAGCTTCACACTCATCAAAGAGtacacactggagagaaaccctataaatGCGAACAGTGTGGTAAGGGATTCAGTCAGCGTTCACATCTTCTCATTCATCAGAGAGTCCACACAGGAGAAAAGCCCTATAAATGTGATGATTGTGGAAAGGGCTTTAGTCACAGCTCTAATCTTCACATCCATCAGAGGgtccacacaggagagaaaccttatcAATGTGCTAAGTGCGGCAAGGGTTTTGGTCATAGCTCAGCTCTTCGAATTCATCAAAGAgtccacacaggagagaaacctcaTAAATGCCATGAGTATTATAAGGGATTTGATCCGAAT